The nucleotide sequence ACCGTCGGAATCCATAGATAAAGGACTTAGTATTCCGAGCACGTTAGTGTTGGCGGACCCCGAATTCGGCCAACCCGGAAGCATATCTCGTGATACCAATGTTTTGGGTTGAGCATCCAATGTTTTCAACATGCCGGATCGCCGTTCTTAAAAGGCTAAAATACTTTCCAGCAACGGGACTTCTGTCGGTGAGTTGGCTGAGTCTTCGAGAGCGGCTAACGTATACTGATCTAGTTTCTGCCGCACTAAGAACCCTATAATTGGATCCCAGCTCTTTGTGCAGATTTCCAGGTTTTTTACAGTACTCATTGAATTCTTGAtcgtgtcatgtaaggccctgaGTTGGCGTGAAGAGCCATCTATAGGTTTATAGTCAAcgatttttgctatggcggcgaatactagtatctttccgttctggtacctggcctttaagcgcaaccaggtgtcgtcatagccaccctgtgagaaggctgtgtctgtcaagacgttcctcgcttcaccatgAAGCGAGCTTTGttgaatatgtagtttttgtctggccgaatatggtttattgtGTACTAACTCTACAAAAAGgccatggaaccgtggccagtctagatactcgccatTGAATTCCGGAATGCTAATGCATTGGCGcatcgttttctcgaagcaggttcatttcgtattcctcatataacgtgtggaattgggctagctctgcttctgcccgagctgcggccccaggtgtgctatccaattcatcgtgggcttgcctcagtaatgcccaatggagatccaggtgcctttgtagggctggggtgacggttggagcgtttgaggctaatgttaatgatgattccaattcgttgcatcttctctgcaactgtcgaaTTACCGTGTCAATTGTGGAGCTTCCCTTTACTTGCTCtcctgttgtgatcttgatgttggctgAGGTTTGTCTGGTGGATCGTTTCCAGTCGGTATGTTGTCCAGGAAGACcttttgatatttttcgaccagctccttaagtgctattAGTCGTGAGGAGTATTCACTTCCCgtgggtagtgccgcttgctggacctCTTCATCCAGATCACAAAATTTTTGCCAGAGCTCCCTTAGTTGTTCTAATCTACCGGCATAATAGCCTTCTCGgaggcgtcggtcggcagaatcgttgccataattcttaataagctgttgtatttttccttgcagctcgttttggtcGTCTAacaatcgattgtgtaaatcgattctggTTTGGTTTGTCTGCTCAACGAATGAGGTCGACATAGTGCAGGTATTCAGTAAGTCTTTGCCGAATGCCTTACCACAGGCGATATGGACTGTGTGAGTACAGTTACCGCCGCGGGACAAGGAGGATAATGACACACCTGTCGCTAGCACGGGGACACTAGAGAGCACAGGACGATTCGCGTCGCGACACAGATAACTAGGGTAGTATGGTGCCGGACCATAGGCGATCGATGAACTGTGTTAGGGTGAGTTGACAAGAGTCTTTAGGTGTTAGAAGTAATAAGACTTGTGAGTGTTTAGATTTGTAACTGACTTTATTGAGCTTTTGATCACAGCTTAAATACTATCATGACCTGGAACTTGGGTCCATATATTATCTGATATGTTACGCCTCATGTGGGGGTTCACCTACATTTGTGTTGACCTAGCTTCGCTTCTGGTCAGTAGACTGGTCGTCTACGCTGCAATGTCAGCAGTATGCTGCTTGTTGCTGCTGACCCACTGAGTCGTGACCGACTGTCCCACATTTGCAACGTCGGCACTATATTGTGCTGCTACTGTGCGCCTGGTCGCTGTTTCGTATAAGTTGCATTGGTCGTATGTTCTGCTCGCTGACAACTTGCACCTCCGTCGTGTTGGGGGTTGCGTGCGTTTGACCCGTGCTCGAAACCATGCTAGATCGATCAGAGTAAccttgggtacgaacaaaCGTTCCGATCACATTCTGAAACTTTtcgaaaatgttatttttatacccttggcATGCTTAGAACAGAGACTCCTTCACCAACCCAATCAGATTCGACAACTTTCGAAAAACGAACTTTATCTTAATACCCTGGGTTGACTCCTACAACCGTAAATTCAAACAAGTCTTACCTGATCAACCTTGTGGATATCTTCGCCAGGGCTTGTAATATGGTTTTAGTAAGATCATGTCCGACCAGGCGACCAAGAAAAGCAGGCCACCATGGTGGCTCTGTAAACTTTGAGCCATCAGGAACAACATCTAACGTGGGATACATCGAGCGCTATGATAGTGCGAGACATTGCTAGAAGCCTTTTTGATTTCCACTTTCCACAGGTTGTCAACATGAAATAGCAGAAACAGAGTAGCCTAAATTGGGCTATCAACAGCATCAAACCCCTTAAATTCCTGAGAACAGATGGAATCGTACGCGCTCAACTCTTCTTCGCAGAAAAGTTCTCTATAAAATAGCTCTGTCAGATTTTCAAAATTGTCTTCGACTCCGACCTTATCCCAGAAATGTGGCTACGCAGTAAGTTAGGTACTTCAGACGGATCAGTCTCTCATCACTTAAGCTGAAAATTATGAAAAGTATGATCAATCTTCATATCCGCTTTCTTCAGTAAAAAGAAACTGCATCGAACTGCTCTTGCTTCCTGGGTGATATACTGGAATCATGGCACTTCCCACCTTCCAATCTAAGCAGTGTATGTTCATCAGCAGTGCAACATTTTGATTTCGAGTTCTTTCGAGCGTGTGGAAGTACAGCTCAGTAGCCTAATACAAACAGGTTGAGGCTgaccaaacaaaaataattattaaaaacataatataataattaaaagccaacaaattaaaacttattaaattaaaacattgAATTACACACCACGACATAATCTCATCATCAGCAAAAGACGCTTCTCAGTGCGGATGGCATTAATGTAAGTTAAGCCAGTGCTTTATATTATTAAGTTACATTTTCTAGCAGGATTACGTAACTCAACGCTGCCGTTGAAAGAAGATAAGAAAAGCGTacgaacatttttttatattttttcgaTTTAGATATTCATAACTGTTCCAGTATTCCTTTAAATTACGTGGGCGTTAGAGGATGCGTGTCAAAATTTGTTTAgtttaatcgataggtattaatgaaaccagttaaaatttttttcttagCTCTAAAACAGTAGGAGCCACccttttgggtggtttgtgggcgtggcatgttcGCGAAACAATCTTGCGCTGCGTGCGAAGACATGGAATTAGGCAGAGGGTAAACGGTTTCAGGCATGGAGTTGCGAAAGTGGGCCAGCAACGATTCGAGACTTTTGCTCTCCATTCCGTCAGAGTACCATTGCAGTCAGACCCTGCTAAGTTAGGAATGTATTGGCTCCCAAATAAGGATTGTTTTACGAAGAGTATGATCTTGTCCAGTGTAGCAAGGTTGTTTGACCCGCTGGGTCTCAATACGACGGTCACCATCTCGGGATGATGGCCAAGACAAGGCATGCAGATGGCACTCAGACGGTTCTGGACTGGGACGATGCGGTTCCTGATAACATCGCGGAGCGATGGCGGGGGTCGGAGTGGCTTGTACGCAATCAAGGCTGTTGACCATCGACAGATTTCGGACAAATGGGCATTAACGACGCCGCATTACTGGCAAAGGGTGACAAAAACCGCGTTCACTATGCAGTTCCGCAACCGCCATTTCTTGAGAGATTTTTGCACTCAGCCAGGCTTAACGAGTCACAGGCTACATCATGCGTTTCAAGGACAATGCGTCCGGAAAGGTAGAGAGACGCTTTGGGCCATTAAGTATTGAGGTTCCCCCCGTCACAATGGTTGCTCGAGCGTGTTATGAAGTTACACCCAGGTACGGACGCGCTAGTCCGGGTGGTAACAGTTAAAACTAAGCCGGGACAGGGAACGATCCGTAACAAAGCTCTGTCCTCTGCCTATTCGAGCTTAGGCGCACTCACTCGTACTCCTCGATTTGTAGGCTGTAAGTTGCGCGCATATCTTGCTCTCATCTCTCCATATTAGATACCGATGACACGCATCTGAGCTAGCTTATCATCACCACAGTCTGGAGGACCAGGACAAGCGAGGATGTCTCATGCTAAATCTAGCATTGGCGGGCGGCATGTTCAGTCTACTGCTTGTTCCGATAGTTTGAGAGCGACCCGATCAGTTGATCGTTCGCTCATCTGGACCTGCGTAGGGCGCGAGCATAGAAAAAAGAGAAGCAACAGTCTGCACGGTCGAACAACGCTGAACGCACGCCGCTGGTCTAACGAATTTTGCACTTTTGTCATACACTTGTAAACTGGAATCTGAATAATTATAACGCTTTGAATTTACTCTTTTGTGTTAGACTTTGCCTGGGAACCTCTCGTTGACCTAATACAAGGGGACACAACTAGACATGGTGGCCCATGAGGGGACCTTGAAACGCAGATATAGTTCTTAAAAGGTTTACTAGAATAGCGTTAAATAAATTCCGTTAGGTCGCGGCTGCGTCAGATCGACACGCCGGCTCAACGAAGCAGTGAAACGAAGACATCGATACATGAGCGCAATAACGGCAACCCGGACTTTGCAAAGCGCCCTTTTCTCTTCGCTTCCTCTTTGTGGTGTGGTTCTGGTATGCAATCTGAGCGAGTTACCAAGTTGTGTGCGAGACAAGTATTACAGATTTTTCTATTATATAATTATTCGGGGTGGTAAGATGCGAAGGCCTTAGTCGTACACTTGGCAACATGTAACCTGAGACGGATGTTTCAGATTTGGATAAGTTGGTCAACTTGCAATCAGATCGTCACCAAGCTCTTAGGTCTGTGTTACAGAATTTTAGGAAAGATTCGCAGGCGAGGAAAACTAACTAAACTAAAAACTCAATAAAGGATGGACCAAGTGGAGGAATTACGGAACGCTTTTCTGGAGACGCACTCGGTGATCGTTAATTTGGGTGGACTTAGTGATTTAAGTTACGCCACGAAGAATTTACAATCAGAATTTGAAGAGCGTTATATGGACGCTTATTGCGCTCTCTCCGAAGACTTCGACAGGCTTGGACCAGAAAATACTACGCCGACAGCAGCCGCCTGGAGCGCCGACCCGGAGTTGCGAGTAAACATACCGCAAATGTCGGTGCCTAAATTTTCCGGTACGTGCGTGGACTGGCCAGGCTACTACGACGCCTTCACAAGCGTAGTACATAACAACTATAATCTGAGCAATGTCCAAAGATTGCACTTTCACAAGGAGTCGTTGCCCATCAGTCGTGATAATGACATTCGCCAAATGCAGCTCAAATATGCAGAGACTCGGACAGATTGCAAAAGGACAGCACATAATCTTTGCGGTCGATGCTAAGCACGGTCAATGTTTTCCTAGCTGCCTTCCCCCGCGTTCAAGCTTTGGACGGAGAATCGCAGCACTGCGGCAATTGAGAATCGAAGCTCGTCGTACGACTCCAATGCTGGCCCAGGTTCAACAGACCCGACCAAACGCGTGCAAGTGCATAATGCACAGGAGCACTCAAGGCGTTCGGAAAACTCTTGTTATCACTGTGGCGGCGACCACATTCTGCGTTGCTGTCCACTTTTCTTGGGGCTGGACTGTTACAAGCGCAAGGATATAGTCAGCAGAGCTAAATGATGCGTCAATTGCTTGAGTAAGTCGCATGCCCTGTCTCGCTGCACCAGCAACCAGAGCTGCCAGGTTTGCGGTCAGCGCCATCATACGTTGCTCAATTTCCCGGTTCCGGCTCAGAACCAGCCCTCGAACCACGCTCAATCGCATCCTGCCCGGCCATTGACACCGCAGTTTGTGACGCCGGCATACAGGGAAACAGTGTCTGCACACAACATACATTCAAGGTCAAATAAAAAGCCAGACGCATCTTACAGATGTCATTCGGCGACGGCATCCaaccttttttaaaaaaatgtacttCTCGCTCCGGCTCGTATTATGCTGCTAAACCCGACCAACGGCCTGCAATCAGTAATAAACGCTCTCGTCGATCAAGGATCTGAGGCAACCATAGTTGTTCAGACCCTTCATTTTAAACGATCTGCCGCCAGAGCATCCATTTCTGGGAAGGTCAAGGGGGTGGTCGTCGTTGCAGGTATACGGTCAACTGTGAAATCAACAGTGTTATTAATTCCAATTTTTCTTTAGATTTTGCTTCCGCATATGTGCTCAATTCCGTAACATGCTGCCTCCCCAGTCTCAGCTTTTCGCCGAAGCGATGGGATCACATTCGAGGGCTCCCGTTGGCAGATCCAAATTATTACCGATCGAAACGAGTTGAACTCATCTTGGGAGTGGACCTCTTGGCACAAATCATACTGCCAGATAGGAAGATTGGAATGCCCGACGAGCCCTTAGCTTAAAATATTCGTTTTGGATGGATACTATCTGGACGAGCAGAAGGAGTTAGAAAATCTTCCGAACTACGCTGTCATCGAGTAACTTTGGACACGGATCATTGCTCAAGCGATTCTGCGAAGTCGAGTCGGTTCCTGACCGTTCTACAGAAACGGAGGAGGACATGTGGTGCGAAGCATTTTTCAAGGAAACTCATGCGCGTCGATCGGATGGCCGCTACCTAGTACGATTGCCCTTGAAATCATATTTGGATCCAAGAATGGTATTGGGGAGACCTCATCAAATGACGCTGAATCGATTTATGCAATTGAAAAGTCGTCTGTCGAACAATCCGGAGCGATGGAAAAAATATTTGGAGGAGATCGAGCAGTACTTTTCGCTTGAGCAAATTGCGCCTGCTGTGGGCAGTGAGAGCAGTCTAGTGAAGTGCACATCTTCGAATAGGCATGTAGCTTCATGCGTAGAGGAACTCCATTCGGGAGGAACTCCATTCGACCAAACAAAGAATCGTATTCGATGCCTCCTCAAGAACTAGTAACGGGAGATTATTGAACGACATACCTTGTATCGGACCCACTTTGCAGAACGACATGTCAGCGGTTATACTCAGTTGGCGGAAATATCGTTTTGTTTTCACGGCGGATATACACAAGATGtatcgctgtatagatgtTCACCCAGAAGACGCACAGTATCAGCGGATTTTATGGCGGGCGGCGGATGGAGCGATCAACGTTTATGCACTATCTACATTAACCTTTGTGACGGCTTCAGCGCCGTTCACAGATCACAGATCGTTCGCTATCAGAGTTATTGAACAGCTGGCGAAGGATGAGCAGCTTTCATTCCCTCAGGCGGAGGAGATGCTGGTAAAGAAATATATGTAGACGACATTCTTTCTGAAGGACATACTATAGATTAGGCAGAGGATAAACGGTTTCAGGCATGGAGATCCGAAAGTGGGCCAGCAACGATTCGAGACTTTTGCTCACGATTCCGTCAGAGTACCATTGCAGTCAGACCCTGTTAAGTTGCGACACTACAAATCCTATAAAGGCTTTAAGAATATATTGGCTCCCAAATAAGGACTGTTTTAAGTAACGGATCAACTTTGAGATTCCAGGCAGCTCTACGAAAAGGATGATCTTGTCCAGTGTAGCAAGGTTGTTTGACCCGCTGGGTCTCATTGCGCGGGTCATCATCTCGGAATGATGGCCAAGACAAGGCGTGCAGATGGCACGCAGACGGTTCTGGACTGGGACGATGCGGTTCCTGATAATATCGCGGAGCGATGGCGGGGGCCGGAGTGGCTTGTACGCAATCAAGGCTGTTGGCCATCGACAGATTTCGGACAAACGGGCATTAACTTCGCCGCATTAGAGGCAAAGGGGGACAAAATCCGCGTTCACCATGCAGTTCCGCAACCGTCGTTTCTTGAGAGATTTTCTACACTCAGCCAGGTTTTACGAGTCATAAGCTACATCATGCGTTTCAAGGACAACGCGTCCGGCAAGGTAGAGAGACGCTTTGGGCCATTAGGTATTGAGGAGCTCGACTACGCTTTATTGGCCGTCGTGCGGATCGTGCAGCGCGAATCGTTCGCAACCGACTTGTCTGCAGTAAAGAACTCCAAACGGTTGCCCTCGCGAAGCAAGTTATTAAAATTGTCGCCGATATTAGAGGAAGGAATCTTGCGGGTGAAGAGACGACTTGCCAAGTTCTTATCATTTCTCCGAATTAGTAATACGTCACTCGCACAATCTAACGCTGCACGGAGGTGCGCAGTTGACTGTGGCACATACGCGTCTGCGTTTGGATC is from Drosophila suzukii chromosome 3, CBGP_Dsuzu_IsoJpt1.0, whole genome shotgun sequence and encodes:
- the LOC139352809 gene encoding uncharacterized protein; the encoded protein is MVLGRPHQMTLNRFMQLKSRLSNNPERWKKYLEEIEQYFSLEQIAPAVGSESSLVKCTSSNRHNDMSAVILSWRKYRFVFTADIHKMYRCIDVHPEDAQYQRILWRAADGAINVYALSTLTFVTASAPFTDHRSFAIRVIEQLAKDEQLSFPQAEEMLVKKYM